The window CCTCCTCGGTCTCCAGTGTCACCGGGACCGTCGCGGGTTCGTCGCGCGTGATGGGCGGCGGGAGGTCCCTCGGGTCGGCGGCGACGCGGTCGACGTCGACCGCCTTCGCCGGTTCGAGGTCCGCCGGTTCGTCGCTCTGCCCGCCGGTGTTCGGGTCGATGGCCTGGAGGCCAGGGCCGCTGGAACAGCCGGCCAGCGCCGCGGCGCCGCCGACGCCCATCCCCTGCAGCATCCGTCGTCGTGTGGTGTTCGGGGTCCTCATGGTTACGACCCGAAGTAGCCACTGGGACAGAATATATACACATACACATTCCTATATGTCGAGAATCGTAGTAACGTGTTACCGACGGTAACTCCGAGGGAGGAGTATGACCGACAGTACACCCACCGCGATGCCGCGGCGACGCTTCCTCCGGACGGCGGCGCTGGCGGGGGCCGTCGCTGCGACCGGAGTGAGTGCGGGCGCGGGCGTAGCGACCGCGGCCGAGGAGTTCGAGGCGTGGTTCGCGGACGTCGGCAACTACGACGGCGTCGCGGACTACCGCGGTCAGTCCGAGGTCCGCGTCGGCGTGGGGACGGCCGCGAACGGCGGCGCGTTCGGGTTCGGCCCGGCCGCCGTGCAGGTCGACCCCGGGACGACGCTGGTCTGGGAGTGGACCGGCGAGGGCGGCCTCCACAACGTCGCCGAGACCGAGGGTGCCTTCGAGAGCGAGCTGACCGACGAGGAGGGCCACACCTTCGAGCAGGCCGTCGAGACCGAGGGCATCCACTACTACGTCTGCGCGCCCCACGAGGCGATGGGGATGAAGGCCGCGGTCGTCGTCGGTGACCTCGGCGTGGGCTCGGCCCAGACGGTTGCCGAGGAGCCCATCTACGGCCACTGGCTCGACGGCGTGAGCAACTACGAGGGCACGGTCGACATGACCGGGCGCGAGGAGGTCCGCGTCGCCGTCGGCACCGAGGGCAACGGCGGAATGTACGCCTTCGACCCGCCGGCGATGAAGGTCGACTCCGGGACGACCGTCGTCTGGGAGTGGACCGGTGAGGGCGAACACGACGTGGTGGACGAGGCCCTCGGCTACGCGAGCCCTCGCTACAGCGAGGCCGGCGACACCTTCAGCCGACGCTTCGAGGGCGAGGGCATCAGCAAGTACGCCTGCTCGACGCTGGGTGACATCGGGATGAAGGGCGCCATCGTGG of the Haloglomus salinum genome contains:
- a CDS encoding halocyanin domain-containing protein, with product MTDSTPTAMPRRRFLRTAALAGAVAATGVSAGAGVATAAEEFEAWFADVGNYDGVADYRGQSEVRVGVGTAANGGAFGFGPAAVQVDPGTTLVWEWTGEGGLHNVAETEGAFESELTDEEGHTFEQAVETEGIHYYVCAPHEAMGMKAAVVVGDLGVGSAQTVAEEPIYGHWLDGVSNYEGTVDMTGREEVRVAVGTEGNGGMYAFDPPAMKVDSGTTVVWEWTGEGEHDVVDEALGYASPRYSEAGDTFSRRFEGEGISKYACSTLGDIGMKGAIVVGDPPAPNELPPMVERGVWGLLGLAVLSPLAAGEYLRRQRATGGRDVPAALR